The DNA segment GACGTGATGGTCGCGCGCGACATCATCCTGGCCGAGCTGACCGGCGCGCACCTGCACATCGCCCACATCTCGACCGCGGGCGCGGTGCGCCTGGTGCGCGATGCGCGGGCGCGCGGAGTCCGGGTGACCGCGGAGGTGACGCCGCACCACCTGCTGCTCACCGACGACGCGGTGCGGAGCTACGACCCGAACGTCAAGATGGCGCCGCCGCTCCGGACCAAGCGGGATGTCGAGGCGTGCCTGGAGGCGCTGGTGGACGGCACCATCGACTGCGTGGCCACCGACCACGCCCCGCACGCGCTGGCCGAGAAGGAGGGCGAGTTCGCGGAGGCGGCCAACGGGATCGTCGGGCTCGAGACCGCGGTGCCGCTGCTGCTCGACCGCCTGGTCCGGCCCGGCGTGCTCGATCTGCCGACGCTGGTCACGCGGCTCAGCGCCGCGCCGGCGCGGCTGCTGGGCCTGCCCGGCGGCACGCTCGCGCCGGGCGCGGGGGCCGACGTCACGATCCTCGACCTCGAGCAGCCCTGGTCGGTGAATCCGGCCGCGTTCCAGTCGCGCGGCCGCAACACACCCTTCGCCGGCTTCACCGGCACCGGCGCGCCGTGGATGACGCTGGTCGGCGGCGTGAAGGTGACCCCGTGACGCGGCCCGTCCTGCTCGCCCTCGCCGACGGCCGCCTGTTCCGCGGAGAGGCCCTCGGCGCGACCGGCGAGGCCCACGGCGAGGTGGTCTTCAACACCTCGATGACCGGCTACCAGGAGATCCTCACCGATCCCTCGTACCGCGGCCAGATGGTGTGCATGACCTACCCGCTGATCGGCAACTACGGCATCAACCCGGAGGACGTCGAGT comes from the Candidatus Methylomirabilota bacterium genome and includes:
- a CDS encoding dihydroorotase, whose translation is MSLIIRNGRVVDPSSGTDAQQDVWIADGRIHKVGKALKVPAGVEVIDAASKVVCPGFIDMHVHLREPGFEYKETIASGTRAAAAGGFTAVACMANTFPVNDNRAVTDYILARAKVEGVVRVYPIGAVTRNLEGKQLAEMAEQAEAGCVAFSDDGQCVMNAELYRRAMEYALPFGTPVISHAEDCHLAHDAPMHEGIVSTELGLSGQPGAAEDVMVARDIILAELTGAHLHIAHISTAGAVRLVRDARARGVRVTAEVTPHHLLLTDDAVRSYDPNVKMAPPLRTKRDVEACLEALVDGTIDCVATDHAPHALAEKEGEFAEAANGIVGLETAVPLLLDRLVRPGVLDLPTLVTRLSAAPARLLGLPGGTLAPGAGADVTILDLEQPWSVNPAAFQSRGRNTPFAGFTGTGAPWMTLVGGVKVTP